Genomic DNA from Triticum dicoccoides isolate Atlit2015 ecotype Zavitan chromosome 4B, WEW_v2.0, whole genome shotgun sequence:
ttaaggttcaggttcataggcatcaagattaaaccaatatgatcaatgcaaaaagtaACTTTATAACGCaggagcatatgcatgagcagagttaatatgatggtatGTTGGAGGCATTAAACAAAGATGCTACGGCAACTATAcatggcaaccaagggcatggcataaaattacacataacaaagagcaaataacatcatggcatcatatatatatatggctcatggattagtgggaaccaacaagacaagattgaatgttaaaacagtttcagcaagtgtaaaacaacaacattatgatagcatgtttgcaagattGAAACAGAGGCATATGATATCCAAAATTAATAAGCATGACATGTGAACAGAGTACTCATAGCATGTTTCAAATCAtataattggagcatctccaaaagAGTCATAGAATAATTACTATCAAGCTCATaatatggcatcatgaagttaacagaaaactgaaACATTATATAGGCATGTTCGACTGGGCGTGCAGTGCTATTCGGCACGGCGTGCAGTGTTGTTCGGCAGGGCCTGAATACCTGTATGTGCGTCGTCGCAGCGATACACATGGCCAGAAGGGACAGAGGAGGTGTTGTCGTGGGGGGAAGCCGATGCCGTGACCATGCAGTCCACAAAGCGATGTGTAAAAATTTGTAGCGTGCAAACAAAAAATGCAGTGCACTCGCCTCGTTCCCGCAGTGCGTATTTCATTACTAACCAAAAAGAGTATATATATGCAGTGCACGACGGGGAAACGGAAAACTCtatagagaaaaaagaaaaaggaaaatgcaGTGCTCTCCGGTGTTGAAAAAGTCCACTCTGAAGGACTTTGAAGTACACttcatttgaaaaaaaatgtattTCCAAAAAAATTATGTTGTGTTCGTTGAAGAAGTTTAAAATACTAAAAAGAGTAGTGTGATTCACTTTCAAAAGAGTGCTTGTGGTTCACTTTGAAGAGTGTTGAGGTCCACTTAGACCGAAGGTAAAAATCacaaaaaagggaaaataaaaaatTAATGCGGTATATGGTCGGCACGTTCGCGGTTCATTTACTGTAGTGTGAAGTGCTGAAAAATGATGCGCAAATGACAAAAAAATGCGGTTCACTTCTTCATAGTGTTGCGGTTCCCTTACGCCCGACGTGAAGCACAGTTCCTTTGCTCGTCTGGAAAAATTTACGCCCCACAAAACAAAACAATGAAGTTCACTTGCCCGTCAGATTCAGTGCGGTTTTCAATCTGAAGCAGTGCGCTTTTCTGTTTGATGAAGTTCACTCGTcgattttggtgtcgcgaaaaacagtgtccgcatttcggtaatttcaaaactgctcttaaaccgtaaggaattagggagagtattcaacatgaaaaagttgcgtctcggcgatatctttccagtggcataacgtttgaatcatttcgaccagcggTTTGTACAAATTTCGTGAAAACGCCGCTGCCTCTCGTTGTCAGCcagacgattttcaaaattaactaaaaaccgcaAGGAATCTCagaaacatttcaacatatgaaagttgcatcTCGTCCATAGCTTTCCgacggcgtatcacacgcctcgtttcgaaaAACGGTTCAAAAAAATGGAGTGAAAACGATACGAAAattgaatttttttcgaaaaaatagAATTCTGCGATTtactaaatttaaaactgctcttaaaccgtaacgaattagagaaaataatagatatgaaaaagatgcgcctcgatgatatctttccaacggtgtatcatttgcttcatttcgACGAGTGGTttagaaaaaaagtgaaaaaacgcTCGCTATCACTCATCGTGCGCTGCaccgttttcaaaactgctcttaaaccgtggggagtatcaaaaagtgttcaacatggagaagttgcgcctaatccatagcttctcAACGGTACATTACACGCCttgttccgataaacggttaaaaagctAGAGCGAAAAAGGTACCGAAAAAACACCTcgtgcagtttttttcgacacgaagttcactagtttCTGTATTGCAGTACCCCTGCTAGTGAAAGTGCAGTGCCCtcgcgttgagcgtgcagtgcggaaaggaagtgttatcagaatagttattctgctaatatatgtgtacacacacacacacacacacacacacaccaccaccaccatagggaaatccattccaccctcaccagagcagacctcgcgaggttgttcatcccttgtacttgttcatcctctgcccctcgtgaggctaatccaccacaaagcaggagtagggtcttacactgtaaggtggcccgaacctgggtaaactgctgagTCCATCTTCTTccctgttcatcgagctaggccgtgggacgATGGGGTGGTTGGTTGGATAGGTTGAGTTcctcgcacacgccccagagtttgaacctttcttgggtccgcgGAGCCCCGAATCCGACGGCTTTCATAcacctatagctctagtgcatccgttgcatggcaatccctacccacttgcatcgatatcgattgatgggcatctccatagcccattaatttgcctagttgatgagagactttatccttttttgtctcctCCTCATAACCACATTCTAGTGCacttatagtgatatatccatggctcacactcatgtattgcgtgaaagttgaaaaatcttgagaacattaaaagtatgaaacaattgttcggcttgtcatcggggttgtgcatgatgaaatactttgtgtggtaaagatggagcatagtcagactatatgattttgtagggataactttcttttagccatgttattttgagaagacatgattgctttactagtatgcttgaagtattattatcttaatgtcaaatgatagactattgctttgaatcactcgtgtctttatattcatgccatgattagattatatgatcaagattatgctaggtagcattccacatcaaaaattatctttttttatcatttaccaattcgaggatgagcaggaattaagcttggggatgctgatacctctccgtcgtatctataatttttgattgtttcaagccaatattctacaacttttatatacttttagcaacttttttatattatttttgagactatcatattgatccagtgcccagtgccagttcctgtttgttgcatgttttttgtttcgcataatatccataccaaacaaagtccaaacgcgataaaaacttacagagatattttttggaatatatgtgattttgggaaattagaatcaacacgagacgatgcccgaggggcccacaagccacacGGGTGCACCgcaggggtagggcgtgccctggaccTTGTGGTAACCccataaggtggttgatgcccttcttttgtcaCAAGAaaactaatatccggataaaaatcatgttaaaatttcagcccaaacggagttacgaatctccgggaattTAGGAAACGGTGACATGCCAGAATTTGGGAACGTAGAAACAGAAGGAAACTGAGAGAAAGAgattcaatctcggaggggctctcgcccctccaccaccatggaggccaaggaccagaggggaaaccctcctcccatctaggcggaggtcaaggaagaagaagaaggaggggggctctcttcccTTCTCTCCCGattgcgccggaacgccgccggggaaaTCATCGTGTGACGACGATCtagaccaacacctccgtcatcttccccaacatcttcatcaccttcccccatctatattcagcggtacactctcccgcaatccgctgtaccctctacttgaacatggtgctttatgcttcatattattacccaatgatgtgttgccatcctatgatgtttgagtagatttttgttgtcctatcagtgatttgtgaattgctatgattggcttaatttgcttgtggttatgttgctgtcctttggttcccattaTATGAGCTcgtgcatggatcacaccatagggttagttgtatgttgataggactatgtattggagggcaagggtgatagcagcttcagcctagcatagaaattgatgcatacgggattgaagggggaccaatatatcttaatgctatggttgggttttaccttaatgaacgttagttgttgcagatgattgctaatagttccaatcataagtgcatggaattccaagtaagggatgacatgctagcagtggcctctcccacataaaacttgctattggtctagtaaagtagtcaattgcttagggacaattccgcaaatcctaccaccaccaatcaaaactcgctatactaacttcgtTGTTTCTTCATCTAaaaagcccctagttttatttatgtgctcttcattatcttgcaaacctatcctacaacacctacaaagtacttctagtttcatacttgttctaggtaaagcgaatgctaagcgtgcgtagagttgtatcagtggtcgatagaacttgagggaatatttgttctacctttagctcctcgttgggttcgacactcttacttatcgcaagaggctacaactgatcccctatacttgtgagttatcaactagcattacacataatttcaaaaggcaagtcccaattaggtggttgaacaataggtgcagaggtcaaggctttcttaagtgtttcaaaggcttctacacaatcatcataaaaacaaatgacatctttttgtaagagattagtaagaggcctaattTTTTTGGAGAAGTCtttataaacctcctatagaaaccagcatggccaaggaaacttcttatacctttaatatctttaggacacgacattttctcaattgcatcaactttagctttgtctacTTCAGTActtcgttcagaaattttatgccccaagacaatactttCATTCactataaagtggcacttctcccagttcaagacaagattagtttgctcacatctctgtaaaactcgatcaaggttgcctaagcaatcatcaaaagaagtttcgtaaacagaaaaatcatccatgagaacctcaacaatcttttcacaaagtcagagaatatagccgtcatacatctttgaaagatagcaggtgcattacacaaaccaaaaggcataagtctataagttccaaaagggcaagtaaagcgAAAGTGCTGATGTGAGCGCGGGCGCACAAGATCACGGAATCTGTACCGCCCGTCTCCCTCGTGATGCGCAGAGTGTGGCAGTGTTGGTCTGGCCTATTTTTGAGTTTTGTATTTTTATTATGGTTTGTGGCCCACAAGTTAGGGGGAATTATGGTCACGCCGTTAGCTATCTCAGGCGCGGATCAGGAAGAAGATCATGTGTTGAGCCGGTTCCAGTGAGATCCTGGACTAACGCCGTCACACACCTCATTAAATGTATCCAACCGTTGCAGCTACCAGGCTTCTTGCGTATGCTTATCCACTTGATAACTCCCCCCATCCAGCCGAGCTCCCAGCCAGATCCTCAGCTCAACCACAAATCAATCAGCCGATTTTCACAACTCAAAGGCAGCATAGACATGTCTGCATCTTCATCTTTGACGGGGCGCGATGATATCCTGCCCCTCGTTCCATGCAAGGATTGCAAGGCCCGGGTATACACCTGGATTGCTCGCAGCGGAGTAAACGCCGGCCATCGCTTCTACAAGTGCGTTAATAGGGATGTAAGTTTTCTATCCACAGTCGATTACCTGCTAATTGGTGCCTCCCAGTTGGATTTACTTTTTTACAATTCTCGTTCCTCTCCTTTTCTCCTGGTATTTTTAtagaaggggatttgtggatacatGACGTCGAGCGAGGAGTATCGGGTGGAGCTGAATGCAGACACGCTTGCCACTGCTGAAGACTCGCCTCATCAGGCCGCATCTTACATGCACCGGAGAGCCAGGGCAGGTGAATCAATGGAGGAATGGAGCCGTGGAGTCGTGCTTGTGAGGAATGGCCCCGATGAGCACCCCGAATGGAAAGGGCACGCTCGGTTGAGCACAGGAGGATGAGCCTCGTCCACGTCAAGCGTCCTTATTGCACTAGTTGCTGCCATCTTGGTGGTTGTGGTGTTTATGTTAGCAGTTCTAGTCAAGATAGCGTATCTGCTTAGCAGGTAGAAGAACTAGTTAGCGCATCATGTTCATCAGTTATCCTGTTCGTCAGTTATCTGTGTGGTGCTAAGTTAAATCCTTGTAATCGAGCATGCATGATAGCAATAAATCAGGTCCCTGGGTTTCAATTTGATTACGTTCATATTTGTGTGAGTCAACATTTTTAAATGCGGTTACTGTGCACAGGTGGCTGGCTCATTCAAATTACTAATTCACTTCCACCTACATCTATAGAGCACAACAGCGGGCGgccttagactagccacaatgggtagtaacatagagtagtaacatgggtacgttactactctatgttactacctctacaatggggagtaacatatatgtagtaaCATGcagcacttcatttattaggctatagactcattttgctttgatatgtgtgatgttactcatactagtaataactagctatgttaccacatacctctctttcttcatttattgcttgccacatcatctattttatctagatatgtgtgatgttactacctatgttactcccattatgGGTAGTCTTATCTATTTGTTGCCTCGCCCCTGCCTGCCCACCAACTAGTTACTGCGCTGTCCACTCTCCCTTTCAGCCGACGGAGTGGATCCCCTGCTCGTGGTGATCTATGCCAGGTATGCTAGCAGGTTATGTCTCCGGCTGccgcacccccacccccgcccccgcccctCTCATCTTCTCGCCCACATGCCTTCTTCTTATGCGTGATCCCGGGACGGATCTACTCTGGATGATGCGTGCTTATTTTAAGTTGTTCTTTCCTCTAATTGATCTGGATTGCAAAATAGATACCACTCATAGAATCATAACATTTTGTTTAGTGCATACCACAGATCTGGTGTTCTTTAGATTGGCAACGAAATCCAGCGCCTGCATTTGCAGATTACAGGCAGAATAAACTTTCTGACTTTTTCGTGTTACTTTCCTCTACTGCATGCGTAGGTACCTATCAAGGAGTCCGAAAATCATGTCTCATATTCCTCCATTCACAAGATTACACGGCTTATATATTGGTTAAGAATTGTCACCTTTTTTCCTGCAGGTTGTAATCATGTCTGCTTCAGGCAGTTCTGATGCACCCCGTCAAAATGCAACACTTCAAGGCGGTCAACAGGCACCCGACGCCAATGAAGGACAGGCTCCACCAACACCTACTTCATGAATTTCAGTTAAAAGAGCAGTAGAAGTAATACAGTCATTTGATGAATTCAAAAGGTGGTTGGTTCCAGAAATTGGTTTCGGTGGTATGCTTCATTTGCCTCTGCTCCACAAGTTGAACCTTAAATTTAGTGCATGGACAATGAGCAAGGTCAGTGTTAGGCACCATGCAATCGTATTGTCAGAGTCGAAGATATTGAAGTTTTGCCCAGAAGATGTGCACAAAGTTTTTGGCATCCCGTGTGGACATCGTAATGTGAGAGGACGTGATGGTTTCATACTGCCGGAGGCCGTTCAATTTATAAAAGGCACACTCGGGATGGACAAGACAGGTGTTCATAGTCTCAAGGCTGCAGAGGAGTTCCTGTTGCGAGACATATCCGAGTCTTCCAGTAAGCTTGAAAAGGATTACTTTCAGattgcatttgtcatttttgtaatGGGTCATGTGTTGGCGCCAACAACCAAACACGATTATGCTACAATTGACTATTGGGGTGCACTTGCCAACACGGAGGCCATATCCCAATTCAACTGGTGTGAGTATGTGCTTGAGTCTCTCTTGGAGGCAGTCCGCCgggtcaagaacaacatgctagcaGGCAACCTCAATACTAATCTGGTTGGTTGTCATCTGTGGCTGCAAGTTTGTCCTTTTTGATGACCGCATCAACGTTTACTGACATATAGCCTGCATAACCATGCTGATGTCTCTTTTATGTTTTTCTTCTTCAGGTATTCTTCCTTGACAATATCAATTTAGGTATGTTCAACAAAAGGCATGATGTCCTCCCCAGGATAGGCACGTATGACCAGGCAAGCATGAGGAAGATTGGTACAAGTGTCCTGTCGTGCTACAACTGCACGGTAATGTCAACACTCCAACGAGTCTGTTGTTCCATGGTTTCTTTTCAAATCGTCTGTTGTAATGTCTGTTTCGGTTTGGCAAAGTACAATTCCGGTGAGACGAAGATGTATGCTATGTCCGCTCCAAGCACCCAGAATGCAATGAAGATAGTACTAACCAACCATCAGCTGGTGGTAAAGGAAGCCCGAGCCCTGGGGATGACACAAAAGCAATGCCAGGAGCAGTTCATGGATTTGCAACATCGGCAACCCCTTTAGTGGGTGCTGAGACAGCTCCCCGCGCCCTCGGCCCAATCAACTTTGCACAACACATGCATAGGCGATACCCCACTTTGGTAAGCTTCCCCAATGAATATCATCCCCAGTCGTGCTCTTTTCCAGATATTACATGTTCGATGCTCGTTGATTTTTGCATAGACCATTCATCTTACATGTAGTGCATAGGATGGAAATGGGTTTTGCATCTCATCTCTTCTACTGTTGCATATTTGGTGCAGTCATCGGATGTCATATCCATCCTACTAAAGGAGCAGAATGCAAGGTGCCAGTGCGAAATCAATACCGCCCGGTTTAATGTGCAAGATGATATGATAAAGTTTGTAGCCAAAGTCATGGATGAACTTATCAAGAGGTGCGTCTGTTGCACAGCCAGGGGCTTTACCGACTGCCCAACGAGAGTTGTTGCTCTCAACATAGATGCACAACCCACAGTTGTGAAGACACCGGCTAGTCCTAAAATCCCTGGTGTGAGGCTTGATATGTCCGACTGCTCTGGTAGGTAcatgtgacacccccgatttaattgtacactaatcatacacgcaaatgtgtacgatcaagatcagggactcacgggaagatatcacaacacaactctaaactcaatttgaaataatacaagctttatattacaagccaggggcctcaagggctcgaatgcatagcttgatacacaagagtcagcggaagcaacaatatctgaatacagacataagttaaacaaggatgccttaagaaggctagcacaaaagcaacacgatcgaagaggcaaggcctcctgcctgggacctcctaactactcctggtcgtcggcggtctccaagtagtagcatccatcggcagtggcatctggctccagggatccatcatttggttgcatcaaccggaaagaagaaagaagggggaaaaggggtagcaaagcaaccgtgagtactcatccaaagtactcgcaagcatcagatctatactaagtatgcattggtatcaaatggaaggtttgtatctgtggactgaactgcagaatgccagaatagagggggaaggcctagcctatcaaagactagcatcttcaagcagctccaagcatgttGCATCAAGTAGGAGagcaaagaatagcagtttataattaacaagcatgttgtagaaaCAACGCCCAtagatccttccccgactccctgcgggaaagcaatctcggagccacatatctcaagtatccatttctagttatataagatcacaatataagtctgaacgtccgttaccatggacacggctattaatagataatcttccctgcaggggtgcaccatgtttcCCAACACTCTTGATTactctggccagacacactttcctgggttatGCCCGGGctcagaagatcaacatgtcgcaggcctacctaggctcagcagagaggtccccgccggtctacctcctaagcactccagggtctgggcccatcgcccgttgcactccgggtcgttgcgtacagggcgggtccaggctccaccactataggatggtgccggcccagccgtgccgcactgctgaactggacatctgacaaagcttcggctgataccacaatgccgaggcccataactattctcgcatggtggttggtgcgtaaagcccaaaggccaactcagaacaaatacccaaaccatagtgtattattaggttGCAGAGACGAGAAGAGATGCACGATCGAAGTGAcctcgtcgccccgtctcgtggacttaccacaagggcccagaatgcccggcgGTGCCACGttattatcttgcgggtgctctccgggcccgcccgactttcaccaaggtctcaagtaaagtcaaggtaaccgtgtgtccaaacatcaaggggaaaacccgaggaatcacccttggaggattccactcgatgtaatcagcaaggtgaatgtaagaggaaccacccttgaggttcacacttgaggtgttgcac
This window encodes:
- the LOC119293827 gene encoding uncharacterized protein LOC119293827 isoform X1, giving the protein MLHLPLLHKLNLKFSAWTMSKVSVRHHAIVLSESKILKFCPEDVHKVFGIPCGHRNVRGRDGFILPEAVQFIKGTLGMDKTGVHSLKAAEEFLLRDISESSSKLEKDYFQIAFVIFVMGHVLAPTTKHDYATIDYWGALANTEAISQFNWCEYVLESLLEAVRRVKNNMLAGNLNTNLVGCHLWLQVFFLDNINLGMFNKRHDVLPRIGTYDQASMRKIGTSVLSCYNCTVMSTLQRVCCSMVSFQIVCCNVCFGLAKYNSGETKMYAMSAPSTQNAMKIVLTNHQLVVKEARALGMTQKQCQEQFMDLQHRQPL
- the LOC119293827 gene encoding uncharacterized protein LOC119293827 isoform X2 produces the protein MLHLPLLHKLNLKFSAWTMSKVSVRHHAIVLSESKILKFCPEDVHKVFGIPCGHRNVRGRDGFILPEAVQFIKGTLGMDKTGVHSLKAAEEFLLRDISESSSKLEKDYFQIAFVIFVMGHVLAPTTKHDYATIDYWGALANTEAISQFNWCEYVLESLLEAVRRVKNNMLAGNLNTNLVFFLDNINLGMFNKRHDVLPRIGTYDQASMRKIGTSVLSCYNCTVMSTLQRVCCSMVSFQIVCCNVCFGLAKYNSGETKMYAMSAPSTQNAMKIVLTNHQLVVKEARALGMTQKQCQEQFMDLQHRQPL